One Xenopus tropicalis strain Nigerian chromosome 8, UCB_Xtro_10.0, whole genome shotgun sequence genomic window carries:
- the ccdc88c gene encoding protein Daple isoform X1 produces MDITISQLMDQFLDSPLVTWVKTFGPCGNENESKLDIYMELVDGVFLNKIMVQIDPRPSNQRVNKHVNNEVNLRVQNLTILVRHIKAYYQEVLQQLIVMNLPNVFLISKDPLTGKSMEELKKLLLLMLGCAVQCDRKEEYIERIKQLDIETQAGIVSHIQEVTHNQENVFDLQWLELPDMAPEELDSLSRNMALHLKRLIDERDECKEVIVDLTQERDYLQFQNPPSPLKSSSPDTSTNMVSHLATENKKHLAVELAESKAKLRRIRQELEEKSELLLDTKHEVDRLNLELQKIKQENFQLAAEARTARTYRDEIDSLKEKASRVDRLENDLARCKEKLHDVDFYKARMDELREDNMILIETKSMLEEQLAAARTRTDKLHELEKENLQLKSKIHDLELDRYSDKNRIEELLEENMVLEIAQKQSMNESAQLGWELEQLSRSTDLSDVRKSFVFELNETASSKILKLEKENQSLQNIIQELREASLILEEGNLKGQELEKENQQLNKVIENLNKQIERENQSSSDLESLSEDLLKEKDLLSQAVENIKSEKERQIKELEQENKHLSQTLEAVRQRSQVSTEARVKDIEMENKILHETIKDTSSKLNELEYEKKQLQKAFDQAKEQVEKVDKMENEVHRLEKQNEILTKKVTSITIVEEKMQALEKENGVLEEENIVLKKSLDTLQNVTIRLEVLENENKQLDEENFELRRAVEAMRFSCTKITQIERENNELLKEKEELQKNVELLKALGKKSERLEVSYQGLSDENWRLQQMLDNGNKKIDDLQKELQDTEKENKDLQKTLEELKICNKRLERMEEENKAKDQEMAQVEKDNKTLQKESKRLWQQVELKDAILDDNTVKLADLEKEKRTLEKEVSKLRDLSTKTRDLERENKDLLQQMTVDKRTLATLREDLVLEKLKTQQMSSELEKLSLELEKIGLNKELMLQDENSNAEKKYKLLESKIESTLKSTLAVKENKILDLEMKIEETSSLNQQLQNELNSIKKDNIASKQNLKGAAQNSYTQLNNKPECNSQINGQRETIVELLKFKDRTIELERNNAALQAEKQLFREQLHHLESQNLNLSNQMGTLQKQVTFLQEHNTALQTQTANLQVENATATSQVASLKSQISQLQNQLSARESENEILQQKKEHLRVTHESLLQDHEQLGSLHEHQSSEYEGLISQHSSLKSQYKSLEQAHHSLEESYTTLMKHKEELENLDAILKKEQEVLQQERRKNFAAMEENQKLKTDLERLNFLHGELQTEYSSLHKHTKEVKTSLNNAQMELNRWQARFDELKEQHQTMDISLTKLDNHCELLTRLKSNLEEENHHLLSQIQMLSQQNQMLLEQSMETKEQYHEEQKQYIDKLHDLRRQKEKLEEKIMDQYKFYDPTPKKKSHWSGAKAFAKLIKPKKEPSRESVKSPTDVHSQPMDNAEMVASPSSMRPLRFQQENLDSSSLGSDEKGSPKVLSSKVLVEVAQRQNRMSYRGGSIEQTDGLEHLSRSRRMESGSRASSTTAIHLTAPAHNAKALHLPRTKGCNSDDNLSDQLQEAESHTGSSRVPWTSSLEGSRSASQSSSPLTLKGRPESLSSEDMIPTKEIATLPSNLYRPNAVMPGATKSRESPVNRNSLNLYDYPEKKIPARIQTRPRAGSPGSEMVTLEEFLEESSRHSPPSRRHSLNDSELITLHQFLLEAETLNPSSQSPSPTLHFQEPSQTAVPKSLPSLENCEWRKRADRASRRAASLYIPRDTVTNRDDMLGDFFKKAVDPPDIQSPLSQLGYKNSAQMPTSFVSPTVKITGDTTEGRLSKPGQYVKPNPRQLDTPLNATGSLRHQSNVYSSSSQTPEPQGLPNHGAMDSRGNSLSRAFSLASADLLKENGPEMGRQEKSDVESPLGKDFSSHMIRSSTPLGSQSSLREKQQPGRMQHILRGDDPRCRSLDSRRLSLALPKEETTPQPAPSASGLQQQYTLGYGAIKGKPKHLSRSGEVALVSPVRPISSIPELEATPGLVSAGPGKSQSTLPNCSPTPVNEEEPTKSGTLKSTPVSPDPSVDPQTVWYEYGCV; encoded by the exons GAGGTTCTCCAGCAACTTATTGTGATGAATTTACCAAATGTTTTCTTAATCAGCAAGGATCCCCTCACTG GTAAAAGCATGGAGGAACTGAAAAAACTTTTGCTCCTGATGTTGGGTTGTGCTGTGCAG TGTGATAGAAAAGAGGAATACATTGAAAGGATCAAGCAGCTGGATATTGAGACTCAAGCAGGAATAGTATCTCACATTCAGGAG GTAACCCATAATCAGGAGAATGTTTTTGACCTTCAGTGGTTAGAACTTCCTGACATGGCACCAGAAGAACTGGATTCACTCTCCAGGAACATGGCCTTGCACCTTAAGAGACTTATTGATGAGAGAGATGAATGCAAAGAG GTAATTGTGGATCTGACGCAGGAAAGGGATTATTTGCAGTTCCAAAATCCTCCAAGTCCTTTGAAGTCTTCAAGTCCTGATACTTCGACCAATATGGTCAGTCATCTGGCCACTGAGAACAAGAAACACCTGGCGGTGGAACTTGCTGAGAGCAAAGCAAAGCTCCGTAGGATACGTCAAGAGCT GGAAGAAAAATCTGAGTTGTTGTTGGATACAAAGCATGAAGTTGACAGACTCAACCTAGAGCTACAGAAGATTAAGCAGGAG AACTTCCAACTTGCTGCTGAAGCACGGACAGCCCGCACCTACAGAGATGAAATAGATTCCTTGAAGGAAAAAGCCAGCAGAGTGGACCGTTTGGAGAATGACTTAGCTCGGTGCAAAGAAAAGCTGCATGATGTAGATTTCTACAAGGCTCGAATGGAT GAACTGAGGGAAGACAATATGATTCTCATTGAGACAAAATCCATGTTAGAGGAACAGCTGGCTGCTGCACGAACACGGACAGACAAACTCCACGAGCTTGAAAAAGAAAATTTACAGCTTAAGTCAAAAATTCATGACCTTGAACTG GATCGTTACTCAGACAAGAACAGGATTGAGGAGTTGCTGGAAGAGAATATGGTACTGGAGATAGCTCAGAAGCAGAGCATGAATGAGTCAGCTCAGTTGGGCTGGGAACTGGAGCAGCTGTCCAGGAGCACTGACCTGTCTGATG TGAGAAAGTCATTTGTGTTTGAGTTAAATGAAACGGCATCCAGCAAGATATTGAAGCTAGAAAAGGAAAATCAGAGCCTTCAGAACATTATTCAGGAACTAAGAGAGGCCTCACTCATTCTGGAGGAGGGCAACCTTAAGGGGCAGGAGTTGGAGAAGGAAAATCAGCAGCTCAACAAAGTG ATTGAAAACTTGAATAAGCAAATTGAGAGGGAAAACCAGAGCAGCTCGGATCTGGAGAGTCTAAGTGAAGATCTTCTCAAAGAAAAAGACCTGCTTTCTCAAGCAGTAGAGAATATAAAATCTGAAAAGGAAAGACAG ATTAAAGAGTTGGAGCAGGAAAATAAGCACCTCAGTCAGACACTGGAAGCGGTTCGGCAAAGGTCTCAGGTTAGCACTGAAGCAAGAGTTAAAGATATTGAGATGGAAAACAAAATCCTTCATGAGACTATTAAAGACACAAGTAGCAAATTGAATGAGTTGGAATATGAAAAGAAACAGCTACAGAAAGCCTTTGATCAAGCCAAGGAACAAGTGGAGAAAGTGGACAAAATGGAGAATGAGGTACATAGACTAGAAAAACAGAATGAAATATTAACTAAGAAAGTGACCTCCATAACGATTGTAGAAGAAAAGATGCAAGCCCTAGAAAAAGAAAATGGGGTTTTAGAAGAGGAGAACATAGTGTTGAAGAAGTCTTTGGACACATTGCAGAATGTTACAATAAGGTTGGAAGTACTGGAAAATGAGAACAAGCAACTGGATGAAGAAAACTTTGAACTGAGGAGAGCAGTTGAAGCCATGAGGTTCTCCtgtacaaaaattacacaaattgaGAGAGAAAATAATGAGCTTCTAAAGGAAAAAGAGGAGCTGCAAAAGAACGTTGAGCTTTTGAAGGCCCTTGGGAAGAAGTCAGAGCGCCTGGAAGTCAGCTATCAGGGCCTAAGTgatgaaaactggaggctgcagcAAATGCTGGACAATGGAAATAAAAAGATTGATGATCTACAGAAAGAGTTGCAGGACACTGAGAAGGAGAATAAAGATCTTCAAAAAACCTTGGAGGAACTGAAGATTTGTAACAAGAGGCTGGAGAGAATGGAGGaagaaaacaaagcaaaagaCCAAGAAATGGCCCAGGTGGAGAAagataataaaacattacagaaAGAGTCAAAGAGGCTGTGGCAGCaggtggagctgaaggatgctatcCTGGATGACAACACTGTGAAGCTAGCAGATTTAGAGAAAGAAAAGCGCACACTAGAAAAGGAGGTATCCAAGCTGAGAGACTTATCGACTAAAACACGAGATCTAGAGAGGGAGAACAAGGATCTTCTACAACAAATGACTGTTGACAAAAGAACACTAGCTACATTAAGAGAG GATCTGGTCCTGGAAAAATTAAAAACCCAGCAAATGTCTAGTGAGTTGGAAAAGCTGAGCCTTGAATTGGAAAAAATTGGCCTAAATAAGGAATTGATGTTGCAAGATGAGAACAGCAATGCTGAAAA AAAATACAAACTATTGGAGAGCAAGATTGAATCAACACTAAAGTCAACACTAGCAGTGAAAGAAAACAAGATATTGGACTTGGAAATGAAGATAGAAGAGACAAGCAGTCTGAATCAGCAGCTGCAGAATGAACTAAATTCG ATTAAGAAAGATAATATAGCATCCAAGCAAAACCTCAAGGGAGCTGCTCAGAATTCCTATACACAGCTCAACAATAAACCAGAATGCAACAGCCAGATAAATGGGCAACGAGAGACCATTGTGGAACTGCTTAAGTTTAAGGACCGAACTATTGAGCTGGAAAGAAAT AATGCAGCCCTTCAAGCAGAGAAGCAGCTGTTCAGAGAGCAGCTTCATCATCTGGAATCTCAGAATCTTAACCTCAGCAATCAGATGGGGACTTTACAGAAACAGGTCACCTTTCTTCAGGAACACAACACTGCTCTGCAGACCCAGACAGCCAATCTACAG GTTGAGAATGCCACTGCCACATCTCAGGTTGCCTCTTTGAAGTCCCAGATCTCTCAGCTTCAAAACCAGCTTTCTGCTCGGGAAAGTGAGAATGAAATTCTCCAGCAGAAGAAAGAGCACTTAAGGGTTACACATGAATCACTGCTTCAGGACCATGAGCAACTGGGCTCCCTTCATGAACACCAGTCATCAGAGTATGAAGGGCTGATCAGCCAGCACAGTTCCTTGAAAAGCCAGTACAAGAGCCTGGAGCAGGCACATCACAGCCTGGAAGAAAG ctacacTACACTAATGAAGCACAAAGAAGAGCTGGAGAACTTAGATGCCATTTTAAAGAAAGAGCAGGAAGTTCTGCAACAGGAAAGGCGGAAGAACTTTGCTGCTATGGAAGAAAATCAGAAACTTAAGACAGATCTGGAAAG GTTGAATTTCCTGCACGGAGAACTGCAGACAGAATACAGCAGCCTTCACAAGCACACTAAGGAGGTAAAAACCTCCCTGAACAATGCTCAGATGGAGTTAAATCGCTGGCAGGCACGCTTTGATGAACTAAAAGAGCAGCATCAGACCATGGATATTTCCCTCACCAAACTTGATAACCACTGTGAG CTTCTCACCCGTCTGAAAAGCAATCTGGAGGAGGAAAACCATCATCTTCTGAGCCAAATTCAAATGCTCAGCCAGCAGAACCAGATGCTCCTGGAGCAGAGCATGGAGACCAAGGAGCAATACCATGAGGAACAAAAGCAATACAT AGATAAATTACATGACTTAAGAAGGCAAAAGGAGAAGCTGGAAGAAAAGATAATGGATCAATATAAATTTTATGATCCAACTCCAAAAAA GAAAAGCCACTGGTCAGGAGCCAAAGCATTTGCAAAGCTGATTAAACCAAAGAAGGAGCCCTCCAGGGAAAGTGTAAAATCTCCCACAGATGTTCATAGTCAGCCGATGGATAACGCAGAAATGGTGGCATCACCATCATCCATGAGACCGCTCCGGTTCCAGCAGGAAAATCTAGATAGTTCCTCACTTGGCTCTGATGAAAAAGGCAGCCCCAAGGTTTTGTCTAGTAAAG TACTTGTAGAGGTTGCTCAGAGGCAGAACAGGATGTCCTACCGTGGAGGCAGCATTGAGCAGACAGATGGCTTGGAACACCTCTCTCGCTCAAGAAGAATGGAGTCAGGATCCAGGGCTTCCTCTACAACTGCAATCCACCTTACTGCCCCTGCACATAATGCTAAAGCCCTGCATTTACCGAGAACTAAAG GCTGCAACTCTGATGATAACCTATCTGACCAGCTGCAAGAGGCTGAATCCCACACTGGAAGTTCCCGTG TGCCCTGGACCAGCAGTTTAGAAGGCAGCAGAAGTGCATCACAAAGCAGCTCGCCCCTAACTCTCAAAG GCAGGCCAGAGAGTTTGAGCAGCGAAGATATGATTCCCACCAAAGAAATTGCAACTTTACCTAGTAACTTGTACCGTCCAAATGCTGTTATGCCGGGAGCTACCAAAAGCAGAGAGTCTCCAGTCaacagaaacagccttaatttgTATGATTACCCAGAAAAAAAGATTCCTGCCCGTATCCAAACCAGGCCACGTGCTGGGTCCCCAGGCAGCGAAATGGTGACTTTGGAAGAGTTTCTTGAAGAGAGCAGCAGACATTCACCACCCAGT CGCCGTCACAGCTTAAATGATTCCGAGCTCATCACTCTGCATCAGTTTCTGTTAGAGGCTGAGACCCTGAACCCTTCCTCCCAGTCCCCCTCTCCCACTCTGCATTTCCAGGAACCTTCCCAAACAGCTGTGCCAAAGAGCTTGCCGTCGCTTGAGAACTGCGAATGGAGGAAGAGAGCAGACAGGGCCAGTAGGAGAGCAGCTTCGCTGTATATCCCCAGG GACACTGTTACCAACAGGGATGATATGCTTGGTGACTTTTTTAAGAAGGCTGTAGACCCTCCTGATATCCAAAGCCCCCTATCTCAGCTCGGTTATAAGAATTCTGCACAGATGCCTACAAGTTTTGTGAGTCCCACAGTGAAGATAACTGGTGATACCACTGAAGGAAGGTTATCCAAGCCAGGCCAGTATGTGAAACCAAATCCCAGGCAGTTGGATACTCCACTAAATGCAACAGGTTCTCTCCGACATCAATCAAATGTTTATTCTTCTTCCAGCCAGACACCAGAGCCACAGGGGCTGCCAAATCATGGAGCAATGGACAGTAGGGGTAACTCACTGAGCAGAGCATTCAGTCTGGCTTCAGCAGACCTCCTTAAAGAAAATGGTCCTGAAATGGGCAGGCAAGAAAAGTCTGATGTTGAAAGCCCACTGGGAAAGGATTTTAGTAGCCACATGATACGATCCTCTACTCCTTTAGGGTCTCAGTCCTCCTTAAGAGAGAAGCAACAGCCTGGAAGAATGCAACACATTCTCCGTGGAGATGACCCCCGATGTCGTTCTTTGGATTCACGGCGCCTGTCTTTGGCACTTCCAAAGGAAGAAACTACGCCACAGCCTGCCCCATCTGCTAGTGGCCTACAGCAGCAATATACACTTGGCTATGGTGCCATCAAAGGAAAACCCAAACATCTGTCTCGATCTGGAGAGGTAGCGTTAGTATCACCGGTCCGACCCATATCCAGTATTCCAGAGCTGGAAGCTACTCCGGGATTGGTTTCTGCTGGACCTGGGAAATCTCAAAGCACATTGCCCAACTGCTCCCCTACACCAGTAAATGAAGAAGAGCCCACCAAATCTGGAACTCTAAAAAGTACCCCTGTATCACCTGACCCCA